A single region of the Polyodon spathula isolate WHYD16114869_AA chromosome 40, ASM1765450v1, whole genome shotgun sequence genome encodes:
- the LOC121304953 gene encoding neutral amino acid transporter B(0)-like isoform X2, producing the protein MNILGLVVFAIVFGIALRKLGEEGEILIKFFNSFNEATMVLVSWIMWYAPFGIMFLVAGKIVEMEDVGMLFASLGKYICCCIVGHAIHGLLVLPLIYFIFTRKNPYSFLWGIFTALATAFGTSSSSATLPLMMKCVEEKNGVSKHISRFILPIGATVNMDGAALFQCVAAVFIAQLNDYSLNFIQVITILVTATASSVGAAGIPAGGVLTLAIILEAVGLPTNDISLILAVDWLVDRTCTVINVEGDAYGAGLLQNFVDRNAEGLELIEVKLEETPPTKPAPLKGDEDTPLIKKDTSVTLEGIEAAPCDQESRM; encoded by the exons ATGAATATTCTGGGTCTGGTCGTGTTCGCCATTGTGTTCGGCATCGCTCTGAGGAAGCTGGGGGAAGAGGGGGAGATTCTCATTAAGTTCTTCAACTCCTTCAATGAGGCCACCATGGTCCTGGTCTCCTGGATCATGTG GTACGCCCCCTTCGGTATCATGTTCCTGGTGGCTGGGAAAATCGTGGAGATGGAGGATGTGGGCATGCTGTTTGCCAGTCTGGGGAAGTACATCTGCTGCTGCATCGTGGGCCACGCCATCCACGGGCTGCTTGTGCTGCCCCTCATCTACTTCATCTTCACCCGCAAGAACCCCTACAGCTTTCTGTGGGGCATCTTCACCGCGCTGGCCACTGCGTTTGGGACTTCCTCCAG CTCGGCCACCCTGCCCCTGATGATGAAGTGTGTGGAGGAGAAGAACGGCGTCTCGAAGCACATCAGTCGCTTCATCCTGCCCATCGGTGCCACGGTCAACATGGACGGCGCCGCGCTGTTCCAGTGCGTGGCAGCAGTGTTCATCGCTCAGCTCAATGACTACTCGCTCAACTTCATCCAGGTCATCACCATCCT GGTGACTGCCACCGCATCCAGTGTAGGTGCTGCAGGAATTCCAGCAGGGGGTGTGCTCACACTTGCCATCATCCTGGAGGCTGTGGGCCTGCCCACTAACGACATCTCCCTCATCCTAGCTGTTGATTGGCTTGT GGATCGCACCTGCACAGTTATCAATGTAGAGGGCGATGCCTACGGGGCGGGGCTTCTGCAGAACTTCGTGGACCGTAATGCGGAGGGGTTAGAGCTGATCGAAGTGAAGCTGGAGGAAACCCCCCCCACCAAGCCGGCCCCACTCAAAGGGGACGAGGACACCCCCCTGATCAAGAAAGACACGAGTGTCACTTTGGAAGGAATAGAAGCCGCGCCATGTGATCAAGAGTCAAGGATGTAA
- the LOC121304804 gene encoding transmembrane protein 160-like, with translation MAAATWLGLRLFPRLASQLSRPCPRTGPLHPGAPVRRLGGTQRARVAEKGNETGWGKSRSPETPKFTELDKADAWMLRKAHETGFLSWFRNGLLATGIGVISYVQSDVGREAAYGFFILGGVCVSFGSVSYVGNLFAVRRTMLLSLPAVLLNGLVVSSAALFWLCAVALYIGRLEVEIVHDGEEGCEDCRKDEDDRDKKDK, from the exons ATGGCAGCTGCGACTTGGCTTGGTTTGAGATTATTCCCTCGGCTCGCTTCTCAGCTGAGTCGCCCGTGTCCGCGAACCGGGCCTCTTCATCCCGGGGCTCCAGTGAGGCGGCTCGGTGGGACTCAGCGCGCCCGGGTCGCGGAAAAGGGCAATGAAACCGGCTGGGGTAAAAGCCGGAGCCCAGAGACGCCGAAATTCACAGAGCTCGACAAGGCTGATGCCTGG ATGCTGAGGAAAGCCCACGAAACAG GGTTCCTGTCGTGGTTTCGGAACGGCTTGCTGGCCACAGGGATTGGGGTGATCTCTTACGTTCAGAGCGATGTGGGGCGCGAAGCTGCCTATG GTTTCTTCATCCTGGGCGGGGTGTGTGTGTCGTTTGGAAGTGTCTCCTACGTTGGGAACCTGTTTGCCGTGCGCCGCACCATGCTGCTGTCCCTCCCCGCTGTGCTGCTCAACGGCCTGGTGGTGAGCTCTGCTGCCCTCTTCTGGCTGTGCGCGGTAGCGCTGTATATCGGCAGGCTGGAGGTGGAGATTGTGCATGACGGAGAGGAGGGGTGTGAGGACTGCCGCAAGGATGAAGATGACAGAGACAAGAAGGACAAATAA
- the LOC121304921 gene encoding prolyl hydroxylase EGLN2-like isoform X2, which yields MENLEQRDLVNNRTPAEPDRSFQKETQLSQPQLHHLDAGAAMGVEGHGSSPVRTRQLPSCSAELLSSIGSREPVSETPVLKPRLEAGVPLLLNRTSATCSETLSGCRQGSAGAARYPSHPASVEPVRRTRLLENNKAPRGVALLKRDKNDWLLQRGRPLDNGGANYSLTVNGSGEPVCPNSKRRHVEGGDGEQSLENKDVVPNSQNSINKNNVSTIKEGQASNSAARRLSASDALVQTSPERTALDYIVPCMKRYGIYIKDGFLGDELGSQVLQEVQALNQSGKFRNGQLVSQRTIPSRNIRGDQIAWVEGREPGCESICSLMGRIDEVVMHSTVNGRLGDCMINGRTKAMVACYPGNGTGYVRHVDNPSGDGRLITCIYYLNKNWDVKVCHYSVVL from the exons ATGGAAAATTTGGAGCAGAGGGACCTTGTGAATAACCGCACACCTGCAGAGCCCGATCGGTCATTCCAAAAGGAGACACAGCTCAGCCAGCCGCAGCTTCATCACCTTGATGCTGGCGCTGCCATGGGGGTTGAAGGCCATGGCAGCTCACCTGTCAGAACCAGACAACTGCCCTCGTGTTCCGCAGAGCTGTTATCTAGTATTGGATCCCGAGAGCCTGTTTCTGAGACCCCAGTTTTAAAGCCGCGGCTGGAAGCGGGGGTCCCCCTATTATTAAACAGGACGTCGGCAACGTGCAGTGAAACTCTGAGTGGGTGCAGACAGGGGAGTGCAGGAGCGGCGCGCTACCCCAGTCACCCAGCCTCGGTTGAACCAGTTAGAAGAACACGGCTCTTAGAAAATAACAAGGCTCCTCGTGGAGTTGCATtattaaaaagagacaaaaatgaTTGGCTGCTACAACGGGGTCGGCCACTGGATAATGGGGGTGCAAATTATTCCCTAACGGTGAATGGGTCTGGGGAGCCTGTTTGCCCCAACAGCAAAAGAAGACACGTGGAAGGCGGAGACGGTGAGCAAAGCTTGGAGAACAAGGACGTAGTACCGAACAGCCAAAACTCTatcaataaaaacaatgtcaGTACAATTAAAGAGGGCCAAGCATCGAACTCTGCAGCCCGGCGCTTGTCGGCGTCCGATGCCCTGGTCCAGACCTCCCCAGAACGCACTGCCCTGGACTACATCGTCCCCTGCATGAAGCGTTATGGTATATACATCAAAGATGGCTTTCTGGGAGACGAGCTGGGCAGCCAAGTGCTCCAGGAGGTCCAAGCCTTGAACCAGAGTGGGAAATTCCGGAATGGCCAGTTAGTGAGCCAGCGGACTATCCCCTCCCGAAATATCAGGGGTGACCAGATCGCGTGGGTGGAGGGGAGAGAGCCGGGCTGCGAGAGTATCTGCTCGCTGATGGGGCGCATCGACGAGGTGGTCATGCACAGCACTGTGAATGGCCGGCTTGGGGACTGCATGATCAACGGCAGGACCAAG gcgATGGTGGCGTGTTACCCTGGTAACGGGACAGGGTACGTGCGTCATGTGGATAACCCCAGTGGAGATGGCCGCCTCATCACCTGCATTTACTATCTCAACAAGAACTGGGACGTCAAG GTATGCCATTACAGTGTGGTACTTTGA
- the LOC121304921 gene encoding prolyl hydroxylase EGLN2-like isoform X1, protein MENLEQRDLVNNRTPAEPDRSFQKETQLSQPQLHHLDAGAAMGVEGHGSSPVRTRQLPSCSAELLSSIGSREPVSETPVLKPRLEAGVPLLLNRTSATCSETLSGCRQGSAGAARYPSHPASVEPVRRTRLLENNKAPRGVALLKRDKNDWLLQRGRPLDNGGANYSLTVNGSGEPVCPNSKRRHVEGGDGEQSLENKDVVPNSQNSINKNNVSTIKEGQASNSAARRLSASDALVQTSPERTALDYIVPCMKRYGIYIKDGFLGDELGSQVLQEVQALNQSGKFRNGQLVSQRTIPSRNIRGDQIAWVEGREPGCESICSLMGRIDEVVMHSTVNGRLGDCMINGRTKAMVACYPGNGTGYVRHVDNPSGDGRLITCIYYLNKNWDVKVHGGLLQIFPESRPVVANIEPIFDRLLIFWSDRRNPHEVKPAYATRYAITVWYFDAKERAEAKEKYRLAAGQKGLQLPLIQSGMT, encoded by the exons ATGGAAAATTTGGAGCAGAGGGACCTTGTGAATAACCGCACACCTGCAGAGCCCGATCGGTCATTCCAAAAGGAGACACAGCTCAGCCAGCCGCAGCTTCATCACCTTGATGCTGGCGCTGCCATGGGGGTTGAAGGCCATGGCAGCTCACCTGTCAGAACCAGACAACTGCCCTCGTGTTCCGCAGAGCTGTTATCTAGTATTGGATCCCGAGAGCCTGTTTCTGAGACCCCAGTTTTAAAGCCGCGGCTGGAAGCGGGGGTCCCCCTATTATTAAACAGGACGTCGGCAACGTGCAGTGAAACTCTGAGTGGGTGCAGACAGGGGAGTGCAGGAGCGGCGCGCTACCCCAGTCACCCAGCCTCGGTTGAACCAGTTAGAAGAACACGGCTCTTAGAAAATAACAAGGCTCCTCGTGGAGTTGCATtattaaaaagagacaaaaatgaTTGGCTGCTACAACGGGGTCGGCCACTGGATAATGGGGGTGCAAATTATTCCCTAACGGTGAATGGGTCTGGGGAGCCTGTTTGCCCCAACAGCAAAAGAAGACACGTGGAAGGCGGAGACGGTGAGCAAAGCTTGGAGAACAAGGACGTAGTACCGAACAGCCAAAACTCTatcaataaaaacaatgtcaGTACAATTAAAGAGGGCCAAGCATCGAACTCTGCAGCCCGGCGCTTGTCGGCGTCCGATGCCCTGGTCCAGACCTCCCCAGAACGCACTGCCCTGGACTACATCGTCCCCTGCATGAAGCGTTATGGTATATACATCAAAGATGGCTTTCTGGGAGACGAGCTGGGCAGCCAAGTGCTCCAGGAGGTCCAAGCCTTGAACCAGAGTGGGAAATTCCGGAATGGCCAGTTAGTGAGCCAGCGGACTATCCCCTCCCGAAATATCAGGGGTGACCAGATCGCGTGGGTGGAGGGGAGAGAGCCGGGCTGCGAGAGTATCTGCTCGCTGATGGGGCGCATCGACGAGGTGGTCATGCACAGCACTGTGAATGGCCGGCTTGGGGACTGCATGATCAACGGCAGGACCAAG gcgATGGTGGCGTGTTACCCTGGTAACGGGACAGGGTACGTGCGTCATGTGGATAACCCCAGTGGAGATGGCCGCCTCATCACCTGCATTTACTATCTCAACAAGAACTGGGACGTCAAG GTTCATGGCGGCCTCCTTCAGATTTTCCCAGAGAGTCGCCCCGTGGTGGCGAATATCGAGCCTATTTTCGATAGGCTCCTGATCTTCTGGTCAGACCGACGGAACCCTCACGAAGTCAAACCAGCGTACGCCACACG GTATGCCATTACAGTGTGGTACTTTGATGCAAAGGAGCGAGcagaagcaaaagagaaatacAGACTCG CTGCTGGACAGAAGGGGCTCCAATTGCCTCTAATACAAAGTGGCATGACCTAA
- the LOC121304953 gene encoding neutral amino acid transporter B(0)-like isoform X1, which translates to MFEGDKDTSNGEAHVDKSASGNTNNSSVVNVLPAHKTEAAGSTMARVKKVVLANLLVILTVSGVIIGVAIGLGVRNVELSKTHILYFGFPGELLIRLLKMIIIPLVVCSLVSGAASIDPKALGKLGGWAMLFFLVTTLIASAIGVCMAFAIRPGVGAGAKPVLFGMEDAVPQSKEVVDSFLDLVRNLFPSNLVSAAFQSYATSYKLIQKNLTDKSNYEVEKVPFGKEVDGMNILGLVVFAIVFGIALRKLGEEGEILIKFFNSFNEATMVLVSWIMWYAPFGIMFLVAGKIVEMEDVGMLFASLGKYICCCIVGHAIHGLLVLPLIYFIFTRKNPYSFLWGIFTALATAFGTSSSSATLPLMMKCVEEKNGVSKHISRFILPIGATVNMDGAALFQCVAAVFIAQLNDYSLNFIQVITILVTATASSVGAAGIPAGGVLTLAIILEAVGLPTNDISLILAVDWLVDRTCTVINVEGDAYGAGLLQNFVDRNAEGLELIEVKLEETPPTKPAPLKGDEDTPLIKKDTSVTLEGIEAAPCDQESRM; encoded by the exons ATGTTTGAGGGAGACAAGGACACATCAAATGGAGAAGCCCACGTGGACAAGTCTGCTTCTGGCAATACCAACAATTCTTCTGTAGTTAACGTCCTCCCCGCACACAAAACAGAGGCTGCCGGCTCCACCATGGCCCGGGTGAAGAAGGTTGTCTTGGCTAACTTGTTGGTGATACTGACGGTCTCCGGGGTCATTATCGGGGTGGCTATCGGACTCGGGGTGAGGAATGTGGAACTATCGAAAACCCACATACTGTACTTCGGCTTCCCGGGAGAGCTGTTGATCAGGCTTCTGAAAATGATCATCATTCCTCTGGTGGTGTGCAGTTTGGTGTCCGGTGCCGCCAGTATCGACCCCAAAGCCCTGGGCAAGTTAGGTGGCTGGGCGATGCTGTTTTTCTTAGTCACCACTTTAATCGCATCTGCCATTGGGGTATGCATGGCTTTTGCTATCCGGCCAGGGGTCGGCGCGGGAGCCAAACCGGTGTTATTTGGGATGGAAGATGCggtgccacaatcaaaagaagtGGTGGATTCGTTCTTGGACCTCGTGAG GAACCTCTTCCCCTCGAACCTGGTCTCTGCTGCATTTCAATCG TATGCCACAAGCTACAAATTGATACAGAAAAACCTCACTGATAAATCTAACTACGAAGTGGAAAAG GTCCCATTTGGAAAGGAAGTGGATGGGATGAATATTCTGGGTCTGGTCGTGTTCGCCATTGTGTTCGGCATCGCTCTGAGGAAGCTGGGGGAAGAGGGGGAGATTCTCATTAAGTTCTTCAACTCCTTCAATGAGGCCACCATGGTCCTGGTCTCCTGGATCATGTG GTACGCCCCCTTCGGTATCATGTTCCTGGTGGCTGGGAAAATCGTGGAGATGGAGGATGTGGGCATGCTGTTTGCCAGTCTGGGGAAGTACATCTGCTGCTGCATCGTGGGCCACGCCATCCACGGGCTGCTTGTGCTGCCCCTCATCTACTTCATCTTCACCCGCAAGAACCCCTACAGCTTTCTGTGGGGCATCTTCACCGCGCTGGCCACTGCGTTTGGGACTTCCTCCAG CTCGGCCACCCTGCCCCTGATGATGAAGTGTGTGGAGGAGAAGAACGGCGTCTCGAAGCACATCAGTCGCTTCATCCTGCCCATCGGTGCCACGGTCAACATGGACGGCGCCGCGCTGTTCCAGTGCGTGGCAGCAGTGTTCATCGCTCAGCTCAATGACTACTCGCTCAACTTCATCCAGGTCATCACCATCCT GGTGACTGCCACCGCATCCAGTGTAGGTGCTGCAGGAATTCCAGCAGGGGGTGTGCTCACACTTGCCATCATCCTGGAGGCTGTGGGCCTGCCCACTAACGACATCTCCCTCATCCTAGCTGTTGATTGGCTTGT GGATCGCACCTGCACAGTTATCAATGTAGAGGGCGATGCCTACGGGGCGGGGCTTCTGCAGAACTTCGTGGACCGTAATGCGGAGGGGTTAGAGCTGATCGAAGTGAAGCTGGAGGAAACCCCCCCCACCAAGCCGGCCCCACTCAAAGGGGACGAGGACACCCCCCTGATCAAGAAAGACACGAGTGTCACTTTGGAAGGAATAGAAGCCGCGCCATGTGATCAAGAGTCAAGGATGTAA
- the LOC121304954 gene encoding fukutin-related protein, producing the protein MRISFCQGLLTGAIALNLLILYYVSRAQQQMMEKRREPGKGAPKRASLPLPGIGIGSSRGPGLTILVREFEDFENYVADVAHSFLKIRPELPFVVVADTLPYPPLALPDGVRLVVLKPAPDQPPQVSRPELYIQTEYVLVVPDGVELDLGRQLDRLLKELEGEGGGPVRLVAAPVLTRSAVQCLHLRVSLREWTATYTPAASGSSGSVCTALRGDAVILIRTEDLFNLSTPLSKPLMTSLFIQTSLRGWKVKLLEGPAFGSNRRPLFGSAHNQWKADSRLKESTARLFKEFGIKRVIQAEGKDQWYGCRKETARCFGTVLDDTPDYLYLDRWTPPCCLRALRETTKYVINILETSGVRYWLEGGTLLGAARHQDIIPWDYDVDLGIYMEDVPNCDYLKSLDSGSLTDANGYVWERAVEGNFYRVQYSEANHLHVDLWPFYSRNGVMTKDSWMDHKQDVEFPEHFLHPLVPMQFAGITAYAPNNHKSFLELKFGEGVVENPQYPNPAKKRLEKSKL; encoded by the coding sequence ATGAGAATCAGTTTCTGCCAAGGCCTGTTAACAGGCGCCATAGCCCTTAACCTGCTGATTCTTTACTACGTCTCAAGGGCGCAGCAGCAGATGATGGAGAAACGTCGTGAACCAGGCAAGGGGGCACCTAAGAGGGCTTCCCTACCCCTCCCTGGCATCGGCATTGGCAGCAGCAGAGGTCCAGGCCTCACCATACTGGTACGGGAGTTCGAGGATTTTGAAAACTACGTTGCAGATGTGGCTCACTCCTTCTTGAAGATCAGGCCCGAGCTGCCGTTTGTGGTGGTGGCAGACACGCTCCCCTACCCGCCGCTTGCCTTGCCAGATGGGGTCCGATTGGTGGTTCTGAAGCCCGCTCCAGATCAGCCTCCGCAAGTTTCCCGGCCAGAGCTCTACATCCAGACGGAATATGTCCTTGTGGTCCCAGACGGGGTGGAGCTGGATCTGGGACGACAGCTGGACAGGCTGCTGAAGGAGTTGGAAGGAGAGGGGGGGGGTCCAGTTCGCTTAGTAGCCGCCCCCGTGTTAACACGCTCTGCGGTCCAGTGCCTTCACCTGAGGGTCAGCCTCCGAGAGTGGACGGCTACCTACACTCCAGCGGCTTCCGGGAGCAGCGGCAGCGTCTGCACCGCTTTACGAGGGGATGCGGTCATCCTAATCCGGACCGAGGACCTCTTTAATCTCTCGACCCCGCTTTCCAAGCCTCTGATGACCTCCCTCTTTATTCAGACCTCCTTGAGGGGATGGAAAGTCAAACTCCTGGAAGGGCCGGCCTTTGGCTCCAACCGACGGCCCTTGTTCGGCTCAGCCCACAACCAGTGGAAGGCGGACAGCCGCCTGAAGGAATCGACTGCTCGGCTGTTCAAGGAATTCGGGATCAAGCGCGTCATTCAAGCAGAAGGGAAAGACCAGTGGTACGGATGCAGGAAAGAGACGGCAAGGTGTTTCGGAACGGTTCTAGACGACACTCCGGATTATCTCTACCTAGATCGCTGGACTCCTCCTTGCTGTCTTCGTGCTCTTCGAGAAACTACCAAATACGTGATCAATATCCTAGAGACTTCCGGCGTCCGGTACTGGCTGGAAGGGGGCACCCTTTTGGGAGCAGCCCGCCACCAAGACATCATTCCTTGGGACTACGATGTAGATTTGGGGATCTATATGGAAGATGTTCCCAACTGTGACTACCTAAAGAGCCTGGATTCCGGTTCCTTGACGGACGCCAATGGCTACGTGTGGGAGAGAGCCGTTGAAGGCAATTTCTACCGTGTCCAGTACAGCGAGGCCAATCACCTTCATGTGGACCTTTGGCCCTTCTACTCCCGCAACGGCGTGATGACCAAGGACAGCTGGATGGATCACAAGCAGGACGTGGAGTTTCCAGAGCACTTTCTACACCCGCTCGTGCCCATGCAGTTTGCAGGAATCACCGCATATGCCCCCAACAATCACAAAAGCTTCCTGGAGCTCAAATTCGGAGAGGGGGTCGTGGAGAACCCCCAGTACCCCAACCCAGCCAAGAAGAGACTGGAGAAATCCAAGCTGTGA